A single Muntiacus reevesi chromosome 9, mMunRee1.1, whole genome shotgun sequence DNA region contains:
- the LOC136174437 gene encoding olfactory receptor 4P4-like, with product MEHQRNISEFILLGLSHDQNIQTFCSVLFLFCYVILLVGNLLILVSIPGSPLFNQPMYYFLSHLSFIDICYTSSVTPKLIGDLLGGKKTISYDNCMFQIFAMHFFGSIEVFILTAMAFDRYIAICKPLHYMIIMNRTKCNLLVLATWAGGAVHSFPQLSMIIQLPFCGSSEIGHYFCDIFPMLKLACADTYITGVLLVANSGMVSLVTFVVLFVSYVIILFTLRNHSAEGRRKALSTCGSHITVVLLFFGPSIFGYLRPPTTYPEDKVLALFYTVIAPVFNPLIYTLRNTEMKNAMRKVWCQRLLSKKAYD from the coding sequence ACCAGAGAAACATCTCAGAATTCATCCTTTTGGGGCTTTCTCATGACCAGAACATACAAACATTTTGCTCTGTGCTCTTTTTATTCTGCTATGTGATCCTGTTGGTAGGGAATCTTCTGATCCTTGTGTCCATTCCAGGCAGTCCTCTTTTTAACCAACCAATGTACTATTTCCTCAGTCACTTATCATTCATAGACATTTGCTATACCTCTAGTGTTACACCCAAACTAATTGGTGATctgctagggggaaaaaaaaccatttCTTACGATAATTGCATGTTCCAGATTTTTGCAATGCATTTTTTTGGCAGTATCGAGGTCTTCATTCTTACTGCCATGGCTTTTGATCGCTACATTGCCATTTGTAAACCTCTCCACTATATGATTATCATGAACAGGACAAAATGCAATCTTCTAGTCTTGGCTACTTGGGCTGGTGGGGCTGTCCATTCTTTTCCTCAATTATCTATGATAATCCAGTTGCCTTTTTGTGGTTCTAGTGAAATTGGTCACTATTTTTGTGATATCTTCCCTATGCTTAAACTTGCTTGTGCTGACACCTACATCACTGGTGTCCTTCTGGTTGCCAATTCAGGAATGGTTTCCTTAGTTACTTTTGTTGTCCTATTTGTTTCTTATGTCATCATACTATTCACTTTAAGAAATCACTCAGCTGAGGGAAGACgcaaagccctctccacctgtgggTCTCATATCACAGTAGTCCTCTTATTTTTTGGACCTTCGATCTTTGGTTACCTTAGACCTCCTACTACTTACCCTGAGGACAAGGTACTTGCACTATTTTACACTGTCATCGCCCCCGTGTTCAATCCTTTAATCTATACACTGAGAAATACTGAGATGAAAAACGCCATGAGAAAAGTTTGGTGTCAAAGGTTACTTTCAAAGAAAGCATACGATTAG